Proteins encoded in a region of the Vitis riparia cultivar Riparia Gloire de Montpellier isolate 1030 chromosome 7, EGFV_Vit.rip_1.0, whole genome shotgun sequence genome:
- the LOC117917962 gene encoding uncharacterized protein LOC117917962 isoform X1, whose translation MDLAFQIICKQEDLMDSVHRRGIFPLHAGKSPLDVLAEKPTAFRSGIHLGWFNKIIYHCISVEELIPAGTSKAKKNFFQELWKLIKLPGKSKKHLDPENPEEGQGIEHHGHNSSNIGAQGHKPFPSKYGRCLRFIKLLVSQVLLVIISVMPGSSQIRKLKEKKEMHVWSLQILNKLLERAARCTYEMSPKNDKADPYNYSVHSEYRYFERGQGAWGMTPILVASRNGIVEMVEKILQLFPMAIYDTDNNSNIVLKAVENRQSHIYDFLLNSSLLLDREVSFHAVDHDWNNALHLAGQLAGDRHLQHIPTSMLQMQWEVKWYQYVQNSLPPHFVVQKNRDRRTPDEIFQIEHQKLEDESKQWLNSTSNSCSFIAALIATVAFASSASVPGGPC comes from the exons ATGG ATTTGGCGTTCCAAATTATTTGTAAGCAGGAAGATCTCATGGATTCTGTTCACCGTCGTGGAATCTTCCCTCTGCATGCCGGAAAGTCCCCTCTGGATGTCCTAGCTGAGAAGCCTACTGCATTCAGAAGCGGAATTCATCTCGGCTGGTTCAACAAAATCATTTATCACT GTATTTCTGTTGAAGAACTCATCCCTGCAGGGACTTCCAAAGCAAAGAAGAACTTCTTTCAAGAGCTATGGAAGCTGATTAAGTTACCAG GAAAATCTAAAAAGCACTTGGATCCAGAGAATCCTGAAGAAGGGCAAGGAATTGAACATCATG GTCATAATTCAAGCAATATTGGAGCTCAAGGACACAAACCATTCCCCTCAAAATATGGCAGATGCCTGAGGTTCATCAAGCTTCTTGTATCCCAAGTACTGCTGGTTATCATATCAGTAATGCCAG GTTCAAGCCAGATAAGAAagctaaaagagaaaaaagagatgCACGTATGGTCTCTTCAGATCCTGAACAAACTACTTGAACGTGCTGCAAGGTGTACATATGAAATGAGTCCCAAAAATGATAAGGCAGACCCATATAATTACAGCGTTCATTCAGAGTATAGATACTTTGAAAGGGGACAAGGAG CTTGGGGGATGACACCAATACTAGTTGCATCAAGGAATGGTATCGTGGAAATGGTAGAGAAAATCCTGCAACTGTTTCCTATGGCCATTTATGACACCGACAACAATTCGAACATAGTGCTGAAGGCAGTAGAGAATAGGCAATCACATATATATGACTTCTTACTCAACAGTAGTCTTCTTCTTGATAGAGAAGTTTCATTTCACGCTGTTGATCATGACTGGAACAATGCATTGCATCTAGCTGGACAGCTAGCAGGTGACCGCCACCTCCAGCATATCCCCACCAGCATGTTGCAAATGCAGTGGGAAGTCAAGTGGTACCAG TATGTGCAGAATTCCTTGCCACCACATTTTGTTGTTCAAAAAAATAGGGACAGACGTACCCCAGATGAGATCTTCCAAATAGAACATCAAAAACTTGAAGACGAAAGCAAACAATGGCTAAATAGCACCTCCAATTCCTGCTCTTTCATTGCAGCACTTATAGCAACCGTTGCCTTTGCCTCATCAGCCTCTGTACCTGGAGGG CCATGTTGA
- the LOC117919089 gene encoding tubulin-folding cofactor D-like — protein MEGHTSIFYAGVLDSLAVELKATKDISKLYAGIAILGYIASVLESVNTRAFSHLLTFLGHRYPKIRKASAEQVYLVLLQNGELVTEDKMEKALEIISETCWEGDIEEAKQRRLELHDMAGLEIGLLPKIGNGASNRDDEKRPAASDENASYSSLVGSTGF, from the exons ATGGAG GGCCATACTTCAATCTTCTATGCTGGTGTTTTGGATTCTCTAGCAGTGGAATTGAAGGCGACAAAGGATATCTCCAAGTTATATGCTGGCATTGCAATACTTGGGTATATTGCTTCCGTTCTAGAATCCGTCAACACCCGAGCCTTTTCTCATCTTCTCACTTTCCTGGGCCATAGATATCCCAAG ATCCGGAAGGCTTCTGCTGAACAAGTTTACCTTGTCCTCCTACAAAATGGAGAGCTTGTGACAGAGGATAAGATGGAGAAAGCGCTTGAAATTATTTCCGAAACTTGCTGGGAAGGTGATATAGAAGAAGCAAAACAACGACGATTAGAGTTGCATGATATGGCTGGTCTAGAAATAGGGTTACTTCCCAAAATTGGGAATGGAGCATCAAACAGGGATGATGAGAAGAGGCCAGCAGCCAGTGATGAGAATGCATCATACTCTTCCTTAGTTGGGTCAACTGGGTTCTGA
- the LOC117917962 gene encoding uncharacterized protein LOC117917962 isoform X2, with product MDLAFQIICKQEDLMDSVHRRGIFPLHAGKSPLDVLAEKPTAFRSGIHLGWFNKIIYHCISVEELIPAGTSKAKKNFFQELWKLIKLPGKSKKHLDPENPEEGQGIEHHGHNSSNIGAQGHKPFPSKYGRCLRFIKLLVSQVLLVIISVMPGSSQIRKLKEKKEMHVWSLQILNKLLERAARCTYEMSPKNDKADPYNYSVHSEYRYFERGQGAWGMTPILVASRNGIVEMVEKILQLFPMAIYDTDNNSNIVLKAVENRQSHIYDFLLNSSLLLDREVSFHAVDHDWNNALHLAGQLAGDRHLQHIPTSMLQMQWEVKWYQPC from the exons ATGG ATTTGGCGTTCCAAATTATTTGTAAGCAGGAAGATCTCATGGATTCTGTTCACCGTCGTGGAATCTTCCCTCTGCATGCCGGAAAGTCCCCTCTGGATGTCCTAGCTGAGAAGCCTACTGCATTCAGAAGCGGAATTCATCTCGGCTGGTTCAACAAAATCATTTATCACT GTATTTCTGTTGAAGAACTCATCCCTGCAGGGACTTCCAAAGCAAAGAAGAACTTCTTTCAAGAGCTATGGAAGCTGATTAAGTTACCAG GAAAATCTAAAAAGCACTTGGATCCAGAGAATCCTGAAGAAGGGCAAGGAATTGAACATCATG GTCATAATTCAAGCAATATTGGAGCTCAAGGACACAAACCATTCCCCTCAAAATATGGCAGATGCCTGAGGTTCATCAAGCTTCTTGTATCCCAAGTACTGCTGGTTATCATATCAGTAATGCCAG GTTCAAGCCAGATAAGAAagctaaaagagaaaaaagagatgCACGTATGGTCTCTTCAGATCCTGAACAAACTACTTGAACGTGCTGCAAGGTGTACATATGAAATGAGTCCCAAAAATGATAAGGCAGACCCATATAATTACAGCGTTCATTCAGAGTATAGATACTTTGAAAGGGGACAAGGAG CTTGGGGGATGACACCAATACTAGTTGCATCAAGGAATGGTATCGTGGAAATGGTAGAGAAAATCCTGCAACTGTTTCCTATGGCCATTTATGACACCGACAACAATTCGAACATAGTGCTGAAGGCAGTAGAGAATAGGCAATCACATATATATGACTTCTTACTCAACAGTAGTCTTCTTCTTGATAGAGAAGTTTCATTTCACGCTGTTGATCATGACTGGAACAATGCATTGCATCTAGCTGGACAGCTAGCAGGTGACCGCCACCTCCAGCATATCCCCACCAGCATGTTGCAAATGCAGTGGGAAGTCAAGTGGTACCAG CCATGTTGA